One Sphingomonas sp. FARSPH DNA segment encodes these proteins:
- a CDS encoding RluA family pseudouridine synthase, whose protein sequence is MTDAVRQFTVDLDDDGIRLDRWFKRHLPDTSFTVVAKWARTGQLRVDGARATPGDRIAAGQVLRVPPAEAAPAATTPRPQRDRTPLTEDQVAFAREMVIHKDAQALVLNKPPGLATQGGTKTVEHVDGLLDALQFDGESRPKLVHRLDKDTSGALLIARTSRAAAFFAKAFSGRTARKVYWALVVGVPSIDDGMVDLPIAKQPGTGGEKMHVDEENGQPSRSRYRVIERAGNRCCWVELQPFTGRTHQLRVHMAAIGHPIVGDGKYGGPAAFLTGGISRKMHLHARRIRVDHPDGGTLDQVADLPTHFAESLASLGFETAQGDAMPLEEPKKGPPPKAVLKQRARAHAKSMRKEHRGERRRRGSRD, encoded by the coding sequence ATGACCGACGCCGTCCGCCAGTTCACCGTCGACCTCGACGACGACGGCATCCGCCTCGATCGCTGGTTCAAGCGGCATCTGCCCGACACCAGCTTCACCGTCGTCGCGAAATGGGCGCGCACCGGTCAGTTGCGCGTCGACGGCGCGCGCGCCACGCCGGGCGACCGCATCGCTGCCGGCCAGGTGCTGCGCGTCCCCCCGGCGGAGGCAGCCCCCGCGGCCACGACGCCGCGCCCGCAGCGCGACCGTACGCCGCTGACCGAGGATCAGGTCGCCTTCGCCCGCGAGATGGTCATTCATAAGGATGCGCAGGCGCTCGTCCTCAACAAGCCGCCCGGCCTCGCCACGCAGGGCGGCACCAAGACGGTCGAGCATGTCGACGGCCTGCTCGACGCGCTCCAGTTCGACGGCGAAAGCCGGCCGAAGCTGGTCCACCGCCTCGACAAGGACACCAGCGGCGCGCTGCTGATCGCCCGCACTAGCCGGGCCGCCGCCTTCTTTGCCAAGGCATTTTCGGGCCGCACCGCGCGCAAGGTCTATTGGGCGCTCGTCGTCGGCGTCCCCTCGATCGACGACGGCATGGTCGACCTGCCGATCGCCAAACAGCCCGGCACCGGCGGCGAAAAGATGCACGTCGACGAGGAGAACGGCCAGCCGTCGCGCTCGCGCTACCGTGTCATCGAGCGCGCGGGCAACCGCTGCTGCTGGGTCGAACTGCAACCCTTCACCGGCCGCACGCACCAGCTGCGCGTCCACATGGCGGCGATCGGCCACCCGATCGTCGGCGACGGCAAGTACGGCGGTCCCGCCGCCTTCCTCACCGGCGGGATCAGCCGCAAGATGCACCTGCACGCGCGCCGCATCCGCGTCGACCATCCCGACGGCGGTACGCTCGACCAGGTCGCCGATCTGCCGACGCACTTCGCCGAAAGCCTCGCCAGCCTCGGCTTCGAGACGGCGCAGGGCGATGCCATGCCGCTGGAGGAACCGAAGAAGGGCCCACCGCCCAAGGCCGTTCTAAAACAGCGCGCCAGGGCGCACGCCAAGTCGATGCGCAAGGAACATCGCGGCGAACGCCGCCGCCGCGGCAGCCGGGACTGA
- the crcB gene encoding fluoride efflux transporter CrcB — translation MPLLLVMFGGALGSGARHLMGRATLAVFGPAFPYGTLSVNLIGGLLMGLLVGNLARFGTGGESWRLLLGVGVLGGFTTFSSFSLDTVTMIERGALPLALFYVLVSVIGSILALAGGLALARGVA, via the coding sequence ATGCCTCTCCTTCTCGTCATGTTCGGCGGCGCGCTGGGCAGCGGCGCGCGGCACCTCATGGGCCGTGCCACGCTCGCTGTGTTCGGCCCCGCCTTTCCCTATGGCACGCTCTCGGTGAACCTGATCGGCGGCCTGCTGATGGGGCTGCTCGTCGGCAATCTGGCGCGCTTCGGCACCGGCGGGGAGAGTTGGCGCCTGCTGCTCGGCGTCGGCGTGCTCGGCGGTTTTACCACCTTTTCGTCCTTCTCGCTCGATACGGTGACGATGATCGAACGCGGCGCGCTGCCGCTCGCGCTCTTCTACGTTCTCGTCTCGGTGATCGGCTCGATCCTCGCGCTCGCCGGCGGCCTCGCGCTGGCGCGGGGGGTGGCATGA
- a CDS encoding glycine zipper 2TM domain-containing protein — MRTAFLTAALAATTIGAIPVAAQDTPWQANREYRKEVRDAQRDYRRDVRNADSPRDIRDAQRDYRDQVRDARKDRREDLRDIRQDRRDDYRRDDYRTWRSYDYNRLPPGQRAYYADRYYRDGRYYQPRRLTRNDRIYRGNDGRYYCRRSDGTTGLIIGGLAGGALGNVIAGGGSRLLGTVIGGAGGALLGQSVDRGQVVCR; from the coding sequence ATGCGTACCGCTTTTCTCACCGCGGCGCTCGCCGCGACCACGATCGGCGCCATCCCCGTCGCGGCGCAGGACACGCCGTGGCAGGCGAACCGTGAATATCGCAAGGAAGTCCGCGACGCGCAGCGCGACTATCGCCGCGACGTGCGCAACGCCGATTCGCCCCGCGACATCCGCGATGCGCAGCGCGATTACCGCGACCAGGTCCGCGATGCCCGCAAGGATCGCCGCGAGGACCTGCGCGACATCCGCCAGGATCGCCGTGATGATTATCGCCGCGACGATTATCGCACCTGGCGCAGCTACGACTACAATCGCCTGCCGCCGGGCCAGCGCGCCTATTATGCCGACCGTTACTACCGCGACGGCCGCTATTACCAGCCGCGCCGGCTGACCCGCAACGACCGCATCTACCGCGGTAACGACGGCCGCTATTATTGCCGCCGTTCGGATGGCACGACGGGCCTCATCATCGGTGGCCTCGCCGGCGGTGCGCTCGGCAATGTCATCGCCGGCGGCGGCTCGCGCCTGCTCGGTACGGTGATCGGCGGCGCCGGCGGCGCGCTGCTCGGCCAGTCGGTCGACCGCGGCCAGGTCGTCTGCCGCTAA
- a CDS encoding OsmC family protein, producing MVTRSGSARYDGLGKDGKGHVSTQSGVLSDTQYGFNTRFEDGAGTNPEELIAAAHASCFTMALSFALAQAGHTQGTLETSARVTLDKDGDGFKISKSALTLKGHVDGIDQSEFERIANEAKAGCPVSKVLNADITLETTFG from the coding sequence ATGGTAACGCGCTCGGGTTCGGCCCGCTACGACGGGCTCGGCAAGGACGGCAAGGGTCACGTTTCGACTCAGTCGGGCGTGCTCAGCGACACGCAATATGGCTTCAACACGCGGTTCGAGGACGGCGCGGGCACCAACCCCGAAGAACTGATCGCCGCGGCGCACGCCAGCTGCTTCACGATGGCGCTGTCCTTCGCGCTGGCGCAGGCGGGGCATACGCAGGGCACGCTCGAAACCAGCGCCCGGGTCACGCTCGACAAGGACGGCGACGGGTTCAAGATCAGCAAATCGGCGCTGACGCTCAAGGGTCATGTCGACGGCATCGACCAGTCCGAGTTCGAACGCATCGCCAACGAGGCGAAGGCCGGCTGCCCGGTGTCGAAGGTGCTGAACGCGGACATCACGCTGGAAACCACCTTCGGCTGA